The Glycine soja cultivar W05 chromosome 3, ASM419377v2, whole genome shotgun sequence genome window below encodes:
- the LOC114407633 gene encoding uncharacterized protein LOC114407633: MRVWRVHPQEQKLCPNGVLRWVLVWMSVCFLVFTVGPPSRSRVRKSVSSQLSCPPCDCFCSSAEYLLDPLGLVNSSISNCGKHDPILNEEMNKGLLTMLSEELNLQKIVANETMEHTKQLIMDARKTFSHYQKEAEKCNIGVETCEEARERAEAELIEEHKLTTLWENRASEYGWVE; this comes from the exons ATGAGGGTGTGGAGGGTTCACCCACAAGAGCAAAAGCTTTGTCCAAATGGTGTTTTGAGGTGGGTTTTGGTTTGGATGagtgtttgttttcttgtgtTCACGGTTGGTCCACCGTCTCGCTCGAGGGTGAGGAAGAGTGTATCTTCTCAACTTTCTTGTCCTCCATGTGATTGTTTCTGCTCTTCAGCTGAATATCTCCTCGATCCTCTAg GACTGGTCAACAGCTCAATTTCCA ATTGTGGTAAACATGATCCGATTTTGAATGAGGAAATGAACAAGGGTCTACTGACAATGCTATCTGAGGAGCTAAATTTGCAGAAAATTGTGGCCAACGAGACCATGGAACACACCAAACAGTTAATAATGGATGCCAGGAAAACCTTTTCACATTACCAGAAGGAAGCAGAAAAGTGCAACATTGGGGTGGAAACTTGTGAAGAAGCAAGGGAGAGGGCAGAGGCAGAGCTCATTGAAGAACACAAGCTGACAACATTATGGGAAAATCGTGCAAGTGAATATGGGTGGGTGGAATGA
- the LOC114407636 gene encoding sugar transporter ERD6-like 5 isoform X2, producing MDETKSTEPSEFSSPLLPIGAQGYGGNHGNDYEEKRQKETWSVPPILILTTLVAVSGSYVFGSAVGYSSPAQTGIMDDLNVGVAEYSLFGSILTIGAMIGAIISGRIADYAGRRTAMGFSEVFCILGWLAIAFAKVGWWLYVGRLFVGCGMGLLSYVVPIYIAEITPKNLRGGFTTVHQLMICCGVSLTYLVGAFLNWRILALLGIIPCIVQLLGLFFIPESPRWLAKFGHWERSESVLQRLRGKNADVSQEATEIRDFTEALQRETESIIGLFQLQYLKSLTVGVGLMILQQFGGVNGIAFYASSIFISAGFSGSIGMIAMVAVQIPMTALGVLLMDKSGRRPLLLISASGTCLGCFLAALSFTLQDLHKWKEGSPILALAGVLVYTGSFSLGMGGIPWVIMSEIFPINVKGSAGSLVTLVSWLCSWIVSYAFNFLMSWSSAGTFFIFSSICGFTILFVAKLVPETKGRTLEEVQASLNPYSTKT from the exons ATGGACGAAACTAAAAGCACAGAACCAAGTGAATTTTCAAGTCCTCTGCTTCCCATAGGAGCACAAGGGTATGGTGGCAACCATGGCAATGACTATGAGGAAAAGAGGCAGAAAGAAACTTGGTCGGTACCACCTATTCTTATACTTACCACTCTTGTTGCTGTCTCTGGTTCTTACGTTTTTGGGTCGGCT GTGGGATATTCATCTCCTGCTCAGACTGGAATCATGGATGATCTCAATGTTGGTGTGGCcgag TATTCACTTTTTGGATCAATACTGACAATTGGAGCAATGATAGGTGCCATTATAAGTGGTAGAATAGCGGATTATGCAGGTCGACGAACA GCTATGGGGTTCTCTGAAGTATTCTGCATCTTGGGATGGCTTGCCATAGCATTCGCAAAG GTTGGTTGGTGGCTTTATGTTGGAAGATTGTTTGTGGGATGTGGGATGGGCCTTCTATCCTATGTG GTACCTATTTATATAGCTGAAATAACACCCAAGAATCTTCGAGGGGGATTCACCACGGTTCATCAG TTAATGATTTGTTGCGGGGTATCATTAACTTATCTTGTTGGAGCATTCTTGAATTGGCGGATTTTGGCTCTATTAG gAATTATTCCATGTATTGTGCAACTTTTGGGTCTATTCTTCATTCCTGAGTCTCCTAGGTGGCTG GCAAAATTTGGTCACTGGGAAAGGAGTGAATCTGTATTACAGCGCCTTAGAGGAAAAAATGCTGATGTTTCTCAAGAGGCCACTGAAattaga gattttaCAGAAGCCCTTCAGAGGGAAACAGAAAGCATTATTGGCTTATTTCAATTGCAGTATTTGAAGTCACTTACT GTAGGAGTTGGTCTGATGATACTACAACAGTTTGGAGGGGTTAACGGCATTGCTTTTTATGCAAGTTCTATATTCATCTCTGCTG GGTTTTCGGGAAGTATTGGAATGATAGCAATGGTTGCTGTTCAG ATCCCAATGACAGCTTTGGGAGTACTTTTGATGGATAAATCTGGGAGACGACCACTTCTGCTG ATCTCTGCATCGGGAACATGCTTAGGATGCTTCCTTGCAGCCCTATCATTCACCTTACAG GACCTACAtaaatggaaggaaggaagtcCCATTCTCGCGCTTGCTGGTGTACTG GTATATACAGGATCATTCTCTCTTGGCATGGGGGGAATCCCCTGGGTTATAATGTCTGAG ATATTTCCCATTAATGTGAAGGGCTCTGCTGGAAGTCTTGTGACTTTGGTTAGCTGGTTGTGTTCTTGGATTGTATCATATGCTTTTAACTTCCTCATGAGTTGGAGTTCCGCGG GAACCTTTTTCATATTCTCTAGCATATGTGGCTTCACCATTCTATTCGTGGCAAAACTAGTACCAGAGACGAAGGGGCGAACTCTAGAAGAAGTTCAAGCATCTCTGAATCCATATTCAACAAAGACATGA
- the LOC114407636 gene encoding sugar transporter ERD6-like 5 isoform X3, whose product MDETKSTEPSEFSSPLLPIGAQGYGGNHGNDYEEKRQKETWSVPPILILTTLVAVSGSYVFGSAVGYSSPAQTGIMDDLNVGVAEYSLFGSILTIGAMIGAIISGRIADYAGRRTVGWWLYVGRLFVGCGMGLLSYVVPIYIAEITPKNLRGGFTTVHQLMICCGVSLTYLVGAFLNWRILALLGIIPCIVQLLGLFFIPESPRWLAKFGHWERSESVLQRLRGKNADVSQEATEIRDFTEALQRETESIIGLFQLQYLKSLTVGVGLMILQQFGGVNGIAFYASSIFISAGFSGSIGMIAMVAVQIPMTALGVLLMDKSGRRPLLLISASGTCLGCFLAALSFTLQDLHKWKEGSPILALAGVLVYTGSFSLGMGGIPWVIMSEIFPINVKGSAGSLVTLVSWLCSWIVSYAFNFLMSWSSAGTFFIFSSICGFTILFVAKLVPETKGRTLEEVQASLNPYSTKT is encoded by the exons ATGGACGAAACTAAAAGCACAGAACCAAGTGAATTTTCAAGTCCTCTGCTTCCCATAGGAGCACAAGGGTATGGTGGCAACCATGGCAATGACTATGAGGAAAAGAGGCAGAAAGAAACTTGGTCGGTACCACCTATTCTTATACTTACCACTCTTGTTGCTGTCTCTGGTTCTTACGTTTTTGGGTCGGCT GTGGGATATTCATCTCCTGCTCAGACTGGAATCATGGATGATCTCAATGTTGGTGTGGCcgag TATTCACTTTTTGGATCAATACTGACAATTGGAGCAATGATAGGTGCCATTATAAGTGGTAGAATAGCGGATTATGCAGGTCGACGAACA GTTGGTTGGTGGCTTTATGTTGGAAGATTGTTTGTGGGATGTGGGATGGGCCTTCTATCCTATGTG GTACCTATTTATATAGCTGAAATAACACCCAAGAATCTTCGAGGGGGATTCACCACGGTTCATCAG TTAATGATTTGTTGCGGGGTATCATTAACTTATCTTGTTGGAGCATTCTTGAATTGGCGGATTTTGGCTCTATTAG gAATTATTCCATGTATTGTGCAACTTTTGGGTCTATTCTTCATTCCTGAGTCTCCTAGGTGGCTG GCAAAATTTGGTCACTGGGAAAGGAGTGAATCTGTATTACAGCGCCTTAGAGGAAAAAATGCTGATGTTTCTCAAGAGGCCACTGAAattaga gattttaCAGAAGCCCTTCAGAGGGAAACAGAAAGCATTATTGGCTTATTTCAATTGCAGTATTTGAAGTCACTTACT GTAGGAGTTGGTCTGATGATACTACAACAGTTTGGAGGGGTTAACGGCATTGCTTTTTATGCAAGTTCTATATTCATCTCTGCTG GGTTTTCGGGAAGTATTGGAATGATAGCAATGGTTGCTGTTCAG ATCCCAATGACAGCTTTGGGAGTACTTTTGATGGATAAATCTGGGAGACGACCACTTCTGCTG ATCTCTGCATCGGGAACATGCTTAGGATGCTTCCTTGCAGCCCTATCATTCACCTTACAG GACCTACAtaaatggaaggaaggaagtcCCATTCTCGCGCTTGCTGGTGTACTG GTATATACAGGATCATTCTCTCTTGGCATGGGGGGAATCCCCTGGGTTATAATGTCTGAG ATATTTCCCATTAATGTGAAGGGCTCTGCTGGAAGTCTTGTGACTTTGGTTAGCTGGTTGTGTTCTTGGATTGTATCATATGCTTTTAACTTCCTCATGAGTTGGAGTTCCGCGG GAACCTTTTTCATATTCTCTAGCATATGTGGCTTCACCATTCTATTCGTGGCAAAACTAGTACCAGAGACGAAGGGGCGAACTCTAGAAGAAGTTCAAGCATCTCTGAATCCATATTCAACAAAGACATGA
- the LOC114407636 gene encoding sugar transporter ERD6-like 5 isoform X1, whose amino-acid sequence MDETKSTEPSEFSSPLLPIGAQGYGGNHGNDYEEKRQKETWSVPPILILTTLVAVSGSYVFGSAVGYSSPAQTGIMDDLNVGVAEYSLFGSILTIGAMIGAIISGRIADYAGRRTQAMGFSEVFCILGWLAIAFAKVGWWLYVGRLFVGCGMGLLSYVVPIYIAEITPKNLRGGFTTVHQLMICCGVSLTYLVGAFLNWRILALLGIIPCIVQLLGLFFIPESPRWLAKFGHWERSESVLQRLRGKNADVSQEATEIRDFTEALQRETESIIGLFQLQYLKSLTVGVGLMILQQFGGVNGIAFYASSIFISAGFSGSIGMIAMVAVQIPMTALGVLLMDKSGRRPLLLISASGTCLGCFLAALSFTLQDLHKWKEGSPILALAGVLVYTGSFSLGMGGIPWVIMSEIFPINVKGSAGSLVTLVSWLCSWIVSYAFNFLMSWSSAGTFFIFSSICGFTILFVAKLVPETKGRTLEEVQASLNPYSTKT is encoded by the exons ATGGACGAAACTAAAAGCACAGAACCAAGTGAATTTTCAAGTCCTCTGCTTCCCATAGGAGCACAAGGGTATGGTGGCAACCATGGCAATGACTATGAGGAAAAGAGGCAGAAAGAAACTTGGTCGGTACCACCTATTCTTATACTTACCACTCTTGTTGCTGTCTCTGGTTCTTACGTTTTTGGGTCGGCT GTGGGATATTCATCTCCTGCTCAGACTGGAATCATGGATGATCTCAATGTTGGTGTGGCcgag TATTCACTTTTTGGATCAATACTGACAATTGGAGCAATGATAGGTGCCATTATAAGTGGTAGAATAGCGGATTATGCAGGTCGACGAACA CAGGCTATGGGGTTCTCTGAAGTATTCTGCATCTTGGGATGGCTTGCCATAGCATTCGCAAAG GTTGGTTGGTGGCTTTATGTTGGAAGATTGTTTGTGGGATGTGGGATGGGCCTTCTATCCTATGTG GTACCTATTTATATAGCTGAAATAACACCCAAGAATCTTCGAGGGGGATTCACCACGGTTCATCAG TTAATGATTTGTTGCGGGGTATCATTAACTTATCTTGTTGGAGCATTCTTGAATTGGCGGATTTTGGCTCTATTAG gAATTATTCCATGTATTGTGCAACTTTTGGGTCTATTCTTCATTCCTGAGTCTCCTAGGTGGCTG GCAAAATTTGGTCACTGGGAAAGGAGTGAATCTGTATTACAGCGCCTTAGAGGAAAAAATGCTGATGTTTCTCAAGAGGCCACTGAAattaga gattttaCAGAAGCCCTTCAGAGGGAAACAGAAAGCATTATTGGCTTATTTCAATTGCAGTATTTGAAGTCACTTACT GTAGGAGTTGGTCTGATGATACTACAACAGTTTGGAGGGGTTAACGGCATTGCTTTTTATGCAAGTTCTATATTCATCTCTGCTG GGTTTTCGGGAAGTATTGGAATGATAGCAATGGTTGCTGTTCAG ATCCCAATGACAGCTTTGGGAGTACTTTTGATGGATAAATCTGGGAGACGACCACTTCTGCTG ATCTCTGCATCGGGAACATGCTTAGGATGCTTCCTTGCAGCCCTATCATTCACCTTACAG GACCTACAtaaatggaaggaaggaagtcCCATTCTCGCGCTTGCTGGTGTACTG GTATATACAGGATCATTCTCTCTTGGCATGGGGGGAATCCCCTGGGTTATAATGTCTGAG ATATTTCCCATTAATGTGAAGGGCTCTGCTGGAAGTCTTGTGACTTTGGTTAGCTGGTTGTGTTCTTGGATTGTATCATATGCTTTTAACTTCCTCATGAGTTGGAGTTCCGCGG GAACCTTTTTCATATTCTCTAGCATATGTGGCTTCACCATTCTATTCGTGGCAAAACTAGTACCAGAGACGAAGGGGCGAACTCTAGAAGAAGTTCAAGCATCTCTGAATCCATATTCAACAAAGACATGA
- the LOC114407640 gene encoding 40S ribosomal protein S14 — MSRRKVREPKEENVTLGPAVRDGEHVFGVARIFASFNDTFIHVTDLSGRETLVRITGGMKVKADRDESSPYAAMLAAQDVAARCKELGITALHIKLRATGGNKTKTPGPGAQSALRALARSGMKIGRIEDVTPIPSDSTRRKSGRRGRRL, encoded by the exons ATG TCGAGAAGAAAGGTTAGAGAGCCAAAAGAAGAAAACGTGACTCTGGGCCCAGCTGTTAGAGATGGCGAACATGTCTTTGGCGTCGCTCGCATCTTTGCCTCCTTCAATGATACCTTCATT CATGTCACTGATCTGTCCGGGAGGGAAACACTTGTACGCATCACAG GTGGAATGAAGGTTAAGGCTGACAGGGATGAATCGTCTCCCTATGCTGCTATGCTTGCTGCACAGGACGTTGCTGCCAGATGCAAG GAACTGGGCATAACTGCTCTTCATATCAAGCTCCGTGCGACGGGTGGAAACAAGACAAAAACACCTGGTCCTGGTGCTCAATCAGCTCTTCGTGCCCTTGCTCGCTCTGGAATGAAAATTGGCCGCATAG AGGATGTGACCCCCATTCCTTCCGATAGCACACGTAGAAAGAGTGGTAGAAGGGGTAGAAGGCTTTAA